Proteins encoded within one genomic window of Besnoitia besnoiti strain Bb-Ger1 chromosome II, whole genome shotgun sequence:
- a CDS encoding hypothetical protein (encoded by transcript BESB_038110) translates to MLAKPAPRPPLTGVLTPVWPILRVARNTPIRPAKVPRYFYEENLRHVTILFKAMEIPLRARSAIKSQQAIAAKTADAVKERKAPATQSSIVYRPHRERDAKTVARTLGQVTERVPRGDSSRGETLEGSFPASQQAFAAPKPKVNRSRADHMRRESEEEGESQWEPKASSTEGVPQATEKERRGGLPHRVDNEQDAADREYPPSELSEAASATAAAIGDCLRRIQSSICPNDICSPVDNQRSTFDAVKDLLFKVMATYIDECR, encoded by the exons ATGCTTGCAAAGCCGGCACCGCGTCCACCGCTGACGGGCGTGCTAACACCGGTGTGGCCTATTCTACGAGTAGCGCGAAACACTCCAATTAGACCAGCCAAAGTCCCGCGATACTTCTACGAGGAGAATCTCCGTCATGTGACAATTCTCTTCAAAGCCATGGAGATTCCACTACGAGCTCGC TCGGCTATCAAATCGCAGCAGGCCATAGCAGCCAAAACGGCAGATGCTGTCAAAGAACGCAAGGCCCCAGCAACACAGTCCAGTATTGTGTATCGACCACACCGAGAGCGCGATGCCAAGACGGTGGCAAGAACACTTGGGCAGGTCACAGAACGAGTGCCTCGGGGAGATTCTTCAAGAGGGGAAACACTCGAAGGTTCCTTTCCTGCATCTCAGCAGGCCTTTGCAGCCCCAAAACCAAAGGTAAACAGGAGTCGCGCAGACCACATGAgacgagaaagcgaagaagaaggcgaatcCCAATGGGAACCAAAGGCAAGCAGCACGGAAGGGGTACCGCAAGCAACAGAGAaagagcggcgcgggggtCTTCCCCACAGAGTCGACAACGAACAGGATGCCGCCGACAGAGAGTACCCCCCATCAGAGCTCTCTGAAGCTGCTTCGGCCACCGCTGCCGCCATTGGAGATTGTTTGCGTCGCATCCAAAGTAGCATCTGCCCCAACGACATATGTTCACCCGTCGACAACCAGCGTTCGACCTTCGATGCAGTGAAGGACTTGCTATTCAAGGTGATGGCTACCTACATTGACGAATGTCGCTAA
- a CDS encoding Toxoplasma gondii family D protein (encoded by transcript BESB_038120), whose translation MRLVPATAAPCLAFFALGVSFFDVVSAGPSRRGQTLQQRAAAFAAPFAHQYENVGNYYQSDYPDYSSNEAPHELYSHKYHSGKKGGYTTTTTAPHLPVQMVTECFQVPYSINKTCYKDEIVSRPYSCPSSGAEEVCRAVQEEASDTCYRVVQREVQYECPKPQNQKLCSQIPVTIAKTCRKTKKEKIVSSCPKPVQVPECEVQARSVPDTCYESTAVTEEYECWGTESAMECDVEMHEYQGQCTREVQVPVPYDYQETVPEKQCSKKLHTKNGVCMKTIQEEEQYPCPETKWEQRCTPTTKLVQEPCDKPVVAQETYDCSETRKEQVSKTCSRRVPKKTAVERCDAPQGKKHEYQPMGKKLRRLGPHKKGGLCRTVEMVTEEIETYPCTEEVAVVVPKVCSRDVTRTVTQMCNRQVPDQTCAMESVSVPKMCSRTVPKNVEVPCSSQKEEEVCNDVPRHVSKQGYRFETKVETYPCPKQEFAERCYEVKRPKRHICQATIFETKEKVCTRQEFQEVCRDKEQPLSQPCLEERETQIEIPCKDHTTEEKCINVPIYTMGLCSTIIEEVEEYSCTKTEPAIQCQSMPTERVGTCFREETQTVPYDCYEKAYEEKCVQLPVTQPPAPKPQKKKPAKK comes from the coding sequence ATGAGACTCGTGCCTGCGACAGCAGCCCCATGTCTGGCGTTTTTCGCCTTGGGTGTTTCTTTCTTTGACGTCGTTTCTGCCGGACCCTCCAGACGCGGCCAAACACTTCAACAGCGTGCGGCCGCGTTTGCCGCACCTTTCGCGCACCAGTATGAAAACGTTGGGAACTATTACCAGAGTGACTATCCAGACTACTCAAGCAATGAGGCGCCTCACGAACTTTATTCCCACAAGTACCACAGTGGTAAGAAAGGCGGCTACACAACGACAACAACAGCACCTCACCTTCCAGTTCAGATGGTAACGGAGTGCTTTCAAGTCCCTTACAGCATCAACAAAACATGCTATAAAGATGAGATTGTAAGCCGCCCGTACAGCTGTCCGTCGTCCGGTGCCGAGGAGGTTTGCCGTGCCGTTCAAGAGGAGGCATCAGACACGTGCTACCGGGTTGTCCAGCGCGAGGTGCAGTATGAATGCCCTAAGCCGCAGAACCAAAAGCTCTGCTCCCAGATACCGGTGACCATTGCAAAGACATGcaggaaaacgaagaaggaaaagatCGTCAGCAGCTGTCCCAAACCTGTGCAAGTGCCCGAATGCGAAGTCCAGGCGCGCTCGGTCCCTGATACATGCTACGAGTCCACCGCCGTCACGGAGGAATACGAATGCTGGGGAACAGAGTCCGCTATGGAGTGCGACGTCGAAATGCACGAATATCAAGGGCAGTGCACTCGAGAAGTACAGGTTCCTGTACCGTATGATTACCAGGAGACTGTACCTGAGAAGCAGTGCTCGAAGAAGCTGCATACGAAGAATGGCGTATGCATGAAGACGATtcaggaggaggagcagTACCCTTGCCCTGAAACGAAGTGGGAGCAAAGATGCACGCCAACAACCAAGCTAGTTCAGGAACCCTGTGACAAGCCCGTTGTTGCTCAAGAGACATACGACTGCAGCGAGACACGCAAGGAGCAAGTTTCGAAAACATGTTCCCGCCGCGTTCCGAAGAAGACCGCCGTTGAGCGATGTGACGCGCCACAAGGCAAGAAGCATGAGTACCAACCGATGGGCAAGAAACTTCGCCGTCTCGGGCCGCATAAAAAGGGAGGCTTATGCCGGACAGTGGAGATGGTGACTGAGGAAATCGAAACGTACCCGTGCACAGAAGAAGTGGCTGTCGTCGTACCTAAAGTATGCTCACGAGACGTGACGCGTACAGTCACCCAGATGTGCAACCGTCAGGTGCCAGATCAGACATGCGCCATGGAGTCGGTCTCTGTGCCAAAGATGTGTTCTCGAACAGTTCCGAAGAACGTCGAAGTCCCCTGCAGCAGCCAAAAGGAGGAGGAAGTGTGCAACGATGTTCCCCGTCACGTATCGAAGCAGGGGTATAGATTCGAGACAAAGGTAGAGACGTATCCTTGCCCGAAACAGGAGTTCGCTGAGCGGTGCTATGAGGTGAAACGTCCGAAGAGGCATATCTGTCAGGCGACAATATTTGAAACGAAGGAGAAAGTATGCACCCGGCAGGAGTTCCAAGAGGTATGCCGGGATAAGGAGCAGCCCCTGTCTCAGCCCTGCTTGGAAGAACGCGAAACACAAATCGAAATTCCGTGCAAAGACCACACCACGGAGGAGAAGTGTATCAACGTTCCCATCTATACAATGGGCTTGTGCTCGACTATAATCGAAGAAGTTGAGGAGTATTCGTGCACGAAGACAGAGCCGGCGATTCAGTGCCAGAGCATGCCAACGGAGCGTGTTGGGACATGCTTCCGCGAGGAAACTCAAACCGTGCCGTACGACTGCTATGAAAAAGCCTACGAAGAGAAATGTGTGCAGCTGCCTGTGACCCAGCCTCCGGCACCGAAACCCCAGAAGAAGAAACCTGCCAAGAAATAG
- a CDS encoding Dpy-30 motif protein (encoded by transcript BESB_038130) gives MHAASGLDTSRDKRGGAAPRVSEDQNPLLIFHIDADNGVVLSTLYSRLQKTEHTKENKDVPCLEACPVRDFASHLLAEFMWGTLDPETGRWIPVSESPSCDPPLNDDSLITCGQFLRSRNTAADPGDLQVCENIRRVLQTFGQDGEKKYLQPQRPKRKPKECTATADAEAEGERENQLDSVRADVLLKEVHTQLMKRMALPLTVRLGLGCETPNPGAILAPVFLDGRKKSRDLRISESQIGSLSVSYSTRDSAYESSSSQQHSSERTAPKEAARDSRLPDASLGRDEPRQAAEGAQGSRSQQTCYESPTWTLRFLGSDTQYEGIHEIYTAMVHDLLSRHNVLCLCFGAAPDEPKRSEEILEAREARCNSLPPAVSPRPSGNCVAVRGTSGDDRVPPDSCMFPSRFVKPNTPFEETGKAAARQPASGCELQSAAVNRESITPQTPGCQELEPSPVISATADAASPDTDTATIHSAAPRASPPAPGDDAEPTRAEQGPEARIQRLVASDEMPSSLPCPASDPFRSYSLSEPLVPLPVFVDPADFTRHHVCVGSPAILSVARGLSHVPTLSVFEVVFGTPLFDASAEYPEPVLSAVAPCRRTAKRPNVCGGEGVSIRSGPEGVRVPGGRDASRTSEEQAAEPCGQFGVALDSWVSPGRCMQGKTRAWLAVDPVYSVVIPEPCSLIANPDYICNIVQTLLTRRLRLLSQCLAAAPHALRRRRTPDVLWEPGNAGNDPASSERKEKNRGESTRKDDGDEDSPDHGAVAGRAGGDNGSSVTSGQRPRYLTFLDRFAPLSGDEIKALPTREYLRATVIPVLLPAVEFVLRERPEDPISWIAFYLLRHSTHFNRTDAHRQQLGPESVSLFASLVDANSGTPRDSQLPAHRTGSNPSLHMDRERPPDATR, from the exons ATGCACGCGGCCTCCGGTTTAGACACTAGTCGTGACAAACGTGGTGGTGCTGCGCCTAGAGTTTCAGAAGACCAAAACCCCCTCTTGATATTTCACATCGACGCAGACAATGGAGTTGTTCTCTCCACACTGTACTCAAGGCTACAGAAAACAGAGCACACAAAGGAAAACAAGGATGTGCCATGCCTGGAGGCGTGCCCTGTTCGAGATTTCGCTTCCCATCTGCTCGCTGAGTTTATGTGGGGAACTCTGGACCCGGAGACTGGCAGATGGATTCCA GTGAGCGAGAGTCCATCATGTGATCCTCCTCTGAACGACGACAGCCTCATCACCTGCGGTCAATTTCTTCGTTCTCGAAACACAGCTGCTGATCCCGGGGACCTCCAG GTTTGCGAAAACATACGCCGAGTCCTGCAGACATTCGGgcaggacggcgagaagaagtATCTGCAGCCACAAAGACCAAAAAGGAAGCCGAAGGAGTGCACTGCCACTGCAGATGCtgaggcagaaggcgaaaggGAAAACCAGTTAGACAGTGTTCGCGCAGACGTTCTTCTAAAGGAAGTTCACACACAGCTCATGAAACGCATGGCGTTACCTTTGACAGTCAGGCTGGGACTGGGCTGCGAGACGCCAAATCCAGGTGCTATTCTAGCGCCG GTTTTTCTGGACGGTCGGAAGAAGTCGAGAGATCTGAGAATATCTGAGTCTCAAATTGGCTCGCTCTCCGTCTCGTACTCCACTCGGGACTCCGCATATgagtcctcgtcgtctcagCAACATTCGTCCGAGCGAACCGCACCGAAGGAAGCTGCAAGAGACTCGAGACTTCCGGACGCTTCTCTCGGAAGAGACGAGCCTCGGcaagctgcagaaggcgctcaGGGGTCGCGGTCTCAGCAGACGTGCTATGAATCCCCTACGTGGACCCTGAGGTTTCTCGGGTCTGACACACAGTACGAAGGCATCCACGAAATCTACACCGCGATGGTGCATGACCTTCTCTCCCGCCACAACGTCTTATGCTTGTGCtttggcgccgcgcccgacgagCCCAAGCGGAGCGAAGAGATTCTGGAGGCTCGAGAGGCCAGGTGTAACTCGCTACCACCCGCTGTCTCACCTAGGCCTTCTGGCAACTGTGTAGCTGTCCGAGGCACTTCAGGAGACGACAGAGTCCCTCCCGACAGCTGCATGTTTCCGTCGAGGTTCGTGAAGCCCAACACCCCTTTTGAGGAAACCGGGAAAGCCGCGGCTAGGCAGCcagcgagcggctgcgagcTACAATCAGCAGCCGTCAACCGAGAATCCATTACTCCACAAACTCCAGGGTGCCAGGAGCTGGAGCCCAGTCCAGTGATATCTGCGACCGCCGATGCCGCCTCTCCAGATACAGATACAGCAACCATACACTCAGCAGCACCTCGAGcctctccgccagcgcctggagacgacgcagagccgACTCGCGCCGAGCAGGGCCCTGAGGCAAGGATTCAGCGTCTAGTCGCTTCCGATGAGATGCCGTCTAGCTTGCCCTGTCCGGCTTCAGATCCGTTTCGCAGCTACTCGCTTTCGGAACCCCTAGTGCCCCTGCCTGTTTTCGTCGACCCAGCGGACTTCACCCGCCACCACGTGTGCGTGGGGTCGCCGGCAATTCTttccgtcgcgcgcggcctctcccaCGTGCCCACACTTAGCGTCTTCGAAGTCGTGTTTGGAACGCCACTGTTTGATGCCTCAGCTGAATATCCAGAACCTGTGTtgtccgccgtcgctccctGCCGCAGGACCGCAAAGCGGCCGAACGTCTGTGGAGGGGAGGGCGTCTCGATACGCAGCGGACCCGAAGGTGTGAGGGTGCctggcggcagagacgcttcACGCACTTCAGAGGAGCAGGCTGCAGAGCCCTGTGGACAGTTTGGGGTGGCTCTCGATAGCTGGGTCTCTCCCGGTCGTTGCATGCAGGGCAAGACTCGCGCCTGGCTAGCTGTAGACCCTGTGTACTCTGTGGTTATCCCGGAGCCCTGCAGCTTGATTGCGAATCCAGACTACATATGCAATATCGTGCAAACGCTTCTcacgcgccgtctgcgtctcctgtcGCAGTGCCTAGCGGCAGCGCCACATGCgctgagaaggcggcggacgcccgACGTGCTGTGGGAACCAGGCAACGCGGGAAATGACCCTGCGAGCTCCGAgcggaaagagaaaaaccgTGGAGAGTCCACGCGGAAAGACGACGGTGACGAAGACTCGCCCGACCATGGTGCAGTCGCAGGGCGTGCAGGAGGAGATAACGGCTCGAGTGTGACGAGCGGCCAGCGACCGCGGTATCTAACATTCCTAGACAGATTCGCGCCGCTTAGCGGTGACGAAATCAAGGCCCTCCCGACGCGAGAGTATCTGAGAGCGACTGTCATCCCAGTTCTGCTTCCAGCGGTAGAGTTCGTCCTCAGAGAAAGACCTGAAGACCCTATCTCGTGGATCGCCTTCTACCTTCTTCGGCACTCCACGCACTTTAACCGAACAGACGCGCACAGGCAGCAACTCGGCCCAGAATCTGTGTCTTTGTTCGCGTCTCTCGTTGACGCGAACTCCGGAACGCCACGAGATTCACAGCTTCCAGCGCATCGGACTGGCAGCAACCCCTCGCTCCACATGGACCGTGAGCGGCCCCCAGACGCCACACGGTAG
- a CDS encoding hypothetical protein (encoded by transcript BESB_038140), which translates to MELFLAYKSARALSRPSRVSSADAIRGAGREEGRSNKFRLTRPPQDSPRSDCARTSSSSEGESAQSPAADHCRRRNDKHLAREQETAESEKREDELCFPAVRFVASGKDDHVKKTGAASARVGEADDGNQCSAWPLTRVADADSLLSSPASRCVLEAAACPPGRSERSAPRRSASAASTPSQTVGSRLGLRGGALKAPTVEEASPTAFDWSPARLLSPLCWRSRQGGKGHGAGMAALGDGSRRDLSRHPRLELDKIFLVPQPLKSPLKTPAPKSRCDKPRTRVCKVTSPLTTCLSIEAAAASPAPTLTGAAACAPSEAEGSTAAAPSQGMRSFGAACSPRVASRRAVFPSCLSPSSTSRRIALSDTPNPYFVFNPDLFDDAAVWTAPRLERLRRALGLNPPTERGRRTSSRGELVRCLKAFHRRRESAERTEAGCDVERRSLSEADLRLCEAASQDESNFFLVPVDAVDVPPECVRAVSGTPVEPGEPRKCRSILKTCPSRHVCCGVEGASARVARESRRPQSLCASAGDQRRGKTRKRSSTLAVGKETERLLSSKRIRFSAFNSVQLIDPRSDEPQGKVDAPSPSDSLSRRDFDTPAGLWVTRAERLNACNTERKTNTPNALSSAVPCSNTTKNTPYT; encoded by the exons ATGGAGTTATTCCTCGCCTACAAGTCCGCGAGAGCCCTCTCTAGGCCTTCCCgggtctcctccgcggacgcgatccgcggcgccgggaggGAGGAAGGACGAAGCAACAAATTTCGCCTCACCAGGCCGCCTCAGGACTCACCCAGGAGCGACTGTGCGCGGACCTCGTCTTCCAGCGAGGGAGAGTCCGCGCAGTCCCCTGCAGCAGACCACTGTCGCAGGAGAAACGACAAACACCTCGCTAGGGAACAAGAGACTGCAGAatcggagaagagagaggacgagcTGTGCTTTCCGGCCGTCAGATTCGTTGCGTCTGGAAAGGATGACCACGTGAAAAAGACAGGAGCTGCCTCGGCTCGCGTAGGTGAGGCGGATGATGGAAACCAATGCTCTGCGTGGCCTCTCACCAGGGTTGCAGACGCCGACTCGCTCTTAAGTTCGCCAGCTAGCCGCTGCGtactggaggcggcggcgtgtccACCCGGGCGCTCAGAGCGctcggctccgcgccgcagcgcgtctgcagcctccACTCCCTCGCAGACAGTTGGTTCGCGTCTGGGACTGCGCGGAGGGGCACTGAAGGCGCCGACGGTGGAGGAAGCCTCGCCGACAGCATTCGACTGGTCGCCCGCTAGGTtgctgtcgcctctctgctggcGAAGCCGCCAGGGGGGCAAAGGCCATGGAGCGGGAATGGCAGCACTGGGAGATGGCAGCCGTCGCGATCTCTCGCGCCACCCACGCCTCGAACTCGACAAAATCTTCCTAGTCCCGCAGCCCCTTAAGAGTCCTCTGAAAACGCCTGCCCCGAAATCGCGGTGCGACAAACCGAGGACGCGGGTCTGCAAGGTCACCAGTCCTCTGACCACCT GTCTCTCTAtcgaggcagctgcagcctcgcctgcgccgaccttgacaggcgccgctgcatgtGCGCCGTCTGAGGCCGAGGGGTCGACGGCAGCCGCACCTTCGCAGGGCATGCGATCCTTCGGTGCCGCATGCAGTCCGCGAGTAGCTTCACGCAGAGCCGTTTTTCCGAGCTGTCTGTCGCCGAGCTCGACTTCGCGTCGCATCGCGCTGTCTGACACACCGAATCCGTATTTCGTGTTCAATCCCGATCTATTCGACGACGCCGCAGTCTGGACGGCCCCGCGgctcgagcgcctgcgcagggctCTCGGCCTCAACCCCCCCACAGAACGAGGCAGGCGCACCTCGAGTCGGGGCGAGCTCGTGCGCTGTCTGAAAGCCTTTCACCGGCGACGCGAGTCCGCAGAACGCACAGAGGCCGGCTGTGACGTCGAGAGGCGCTCTTTGAGCGAGGCGgatctgcgtctctgcgaaGCAGCTTCTCAAGACGAAAGCaacttcttcctcgtccctGTGGACGCTGTGGACGTTCCCCCAGAGTGCGTGCGCGCGGTGTCGGGGACGCCTGTGGAGCCAGGCGAGCCCAGAAAGTGTCGCTCGATTCTGAAGACTTGCCCTTCGCGGCATGTGTGCTGCGGCGTTGaaggcgcgtccgcgagggTGGCGCGAGAGTCGCGGAGACCCCAGAGTCTCTGCGCAAGTGCTGGAGACcagcggagaggaaaaacgAGGAAACGGAGTTCGACGCTTGCGGTGGGaaaggaaacagagagactGCTGTCTAGCAAGCGGATCAGATTTAGCGCATTCAATAGCGTCCAGCTCATCGACCCGAGGTCGGACGAACCGCAGGGTAAAGTTGATGCGCCGTCTCCGTCCGACTCCCTGTCTCGCCGCGATTTCGATACACCCGCAGGTCTCTGGGTAACTCGGGCAGAGCGACTGAATGCTTGTAACACAGAACGCAAAACGAACACGCCGAATGCGCTGTCCTCTGCCGTTCCATGCAGCAACACTACCAAGAATACTCCGTATACATag
- a CDS encoding radical SAM domain-containing protein (encoded by transcript BESB_038150), with product MWLPYSLDPCLVSVLSKYSEFPSSSSSPSSAEAAPCAASTAAELAGPASPSLRVLILFGSTGGTSAAVAFSLFQSLRDSLLQANDPKGDASLPLEPRQQPRGEPRNEENSCGESRGEGVLRQDGSAPHAEARVCGKKMTRGKGSAASKRGDGAAFGEGARAAEQALKRAEARQAELKNAGADAASDSAAKSPRFLDSACAGDVELYIQSTQFFSFDDLLAIAESRVAPPQASRLPRGGTEASRGNENAEALRDSASNSSSQNASQRATRLGPASPDCASGSLSRPVRLILLFCVSTASQGSPPPAAAAFFADAEEAAADFRVGRNVLSSCFVAGVGCGSSDYPPSTFCRPAKKLFKLLTTQLGARPLALVPVSLEAAAAPGAAAAAAPLASASSLLLLSDTQSNSSLEMKTLKWTREMLQRAATIRQAPPGQAERLAERAASEEARQKGRQKARAEARASLSLAPGEKENVNAPEHSSSSSSSDSEGSSDYSESSSPSSASSSADEEEPDAGAGWQTPDSPFAGGGATAGACGAEADDLEDVIPCGAEGGDEALAPEAAGQAGARGARNGLSGGDPGGRSPAGGSYGVSSGGPATGREKGRLDKRKKMVSEKQAMQLKKEGYKLIGSHSAVKLCRWTKSQLRGRGGCYKHTFYGITSSQCMELTPSLACANKCVFCWRHHKNPVGTSWRWQQDSPDFIVEQGLKKHFEAVKVLKGMAEVKEDRLASARAEVRHCALSLVGEPIMYPRISELVQNLHQQHISTFLVTNAQFPDALQTLPPVTQLYLSVDAANAADLKRLDQPLFADYWERFLSCLELLKEKRQRTVYRLTLVGGYNMEDPTAGDSAAESSCHGSESLAEGTGAASCSCRVPPPQASSTEASTGEHGPREDAERIPAGTHSRRKAPGESLTDRSAAAYANLVLRGSPDLVEVKAVTYAGTSKHSKLTMQNIPWHEQVVTFCKALCDALPAGEYAIACEHRHSCCVLIAKTSYRRNGVWHTWIDYDKFYELANSGNTEFSGLDYCAPTPSWAVYGSVEAGFSPFETRVFSKGKQKRALRDQGQMRSGDASGANGNDDAAKNVAVEE from the exons ATGTGGTTGCCTTACTCTCTGGACCCCTGCCTTGTCTCCGTGCTGTCAAAATACAGCGAgtttccttcctcctcttcctcacCGTCTtcagcagaggcggcgccgtgcGCCGCCAGCACCGCCGCGGAGCTTGCAGGCCCTGCATCGCCTTCGCTCCGCGTCCTCATTTTGTTTGGATCCACGGGGGgcacctccgccgccgtcgccttctctctctttcaGTCCCTACGCGACAGTCTTCTCCAGGCGAACGATCCGAAGGGCGATGCGTCTCTTCCGCTGGAGccccgccagcagccgcgcggcgagccacgAAATGAGGAAAACAGCTGCGGCGAATCGCGCGGGGAAGGAGTGCTCCGCCAGGATGGAAGCGCCCCGCACGCAGaggctcgcgtctgcgggaaGAAAATGACGCGCGGAAAGGGTTCTGCAGCGAGTAAACGGGGGGACGGCGCGGCTTTTggtgaaggcgcgcgagctgctgaaCAGGCTCTcaaacgcgcagaggcgaggcaagCAGAGTTAAAaaacgcgggcgcggatGCAGCGTCGGATTCTGCTGCAAAGAGCCCGCGGTTTCTCGATTCCGCCTGCGCTGGGGACGTTGAGCTCTACATCCAGTCGACGCAGTTTTTCTCGTTTGATGACCTCCTCGCCATAGCTGAAAGCAgagtcgcgcctccgcaggcctcgcggctgccgcgtggAGGCACCGAAGCGTCACGAGGAAATGAGAACGCAGAAGCGCTGAGGGACTCGGCTTCGAATTCTTCGAGTCAAAATGCCTCGCAGAGGGCGACCCGCCTCGGTCCAGCTTCGCCCGACTGTGCTTCAGGCTCGCTGTCTCGCCCTGTGCGCCTcattctcctcttctgcgtgtcCACGGCCTCGCAGGGgtctccgccccccgcggcggcggcgttcttcgctgacgccgaggaggccgcggcagactTCCGCGTTGGGCGAAACGTGCTTTCTTCTTGTTTCGTGGCTGGCGTCggctgcggaagcagcgacTACCCTCCCTCGACGTTCTGCCGCCCAGCAAAGAAGCTCTTTAAACTCCTCACGACTCAGCTCGGCGCCAGGcccctcgcgctcgtccCGGTGTCTCtagaggcggctgcggcccccggggctgctgctgctgcggcgccgctcgcctccgcgtcctcgctgcttctgctgtcTGACACGCAGTCAAACTCCTCTCTCGAGATGAAGACCCTGAAGTGGACTCGAGAGatgctccagcgcgcggcaaccatccgccaggcgccgcctgggcaggccgagcgcctcgccgagcgcgccgccagcgaggaggcgcggcagaagggacggcagaaggcgagagccgaagcgcgggcgtctcTTTCGCTGGCGCCTGGGGAGAAAGAAAACGTGAACGCGCCGGAGCATTCATcgagctcgtcgtcgtccgaCTCCGAGGGCTCAAGCGACTACAGCGAATCGTCGTCCCCatcctcggcgtcctcctctgcagacgaagaggagcccgacgcgggcgcaggctgGCAGACGCCGGACTCACCCTttgcgggcggcggggcgacggcaggcgcctgcggggcGGAAGCCGACGACCTGGAAGACGTGATTCcgtgcggcgcggaggggggagacgaggccctcgcgccggAAGCAGCGGGacaggccggcgcgcgaggcgccaggaACGGGctcagcggaggcgaccCGGGGggccgcagccccgcgggGGGTTCTTACGGGGTGTCGTCGGGGGGGCCGGCGACGGGGCGCGAGAAGGGGCGGCTCGACAAGCGGAAGAAGATGGTATCTGAGAAGCAGGCGATGCAGCTAAAGAAGGAGGGCTACAAGCTGATTGGCTCGCATTCCGCAGTGAAGCTTTGCAGGTGGACGAAATCgcagctgcgaggccgcggcggctgctaCAAACACACGTTTTACGGCATCACCTCTTCGCAGTGCATGGAACTGActccctcgctcgcctgcgcgaacAAATGCGTCTTCTGCTGGCGCCACCACAAAAACCCTGTGGGCACTTCCTGGCGCTGGCAGCAGGACAGCCCAGATTTCATCGTCGAGCAAGGCCTGAAGAAACACTTCGAGGCCGTCAAAGTCCTCAAGG GAATGGCTGAGGTGAAGGAAgatcgcctcgcctctgcgcgcgccgaagTCCGGCACTGTGCGCTGTCGTTGGTTGGCGAGCCGATCATGTATCCGCGCATCTCCGAGCTCGTGCAGAACTTGCATCAGCAGCACATCTCAACCTTCCTG GTCACGAACGCTCAGTTCCCCGACGCTCTGCAGACGCTTCCGCCGGTCACGCAGCTCTATCTCTCTGTcgacgccgcgaacgccgcggaTCTGAAGCGCCTCG ACCAGCCGCTCTTTGCAGACTACTGGGAGCGTTTTCTTTCGTGTCTGGAGCTGCTCAaggagaagcggcagcgGACGGTTTATCGCCTCACTCTCGTCGGGGGTTACAACATGGAAGATCCGACGGCAGGGGACTCCGCAGCCGAGTCGTCCTGCCACGGCTCCGAGTCCCTCGCTGAGGGCACAGGTGCCGCGTCTTGCAGCTGCCGTGTACCCCCTCCGCAGGCCTCCAGCACAGAGGCATCGACAGGCGAACACGggccgcgcgaagacgctgaGCGCATACCGGCCGGCACGCACTCCCGGAGAAAGGCACCTGGCGAGTCTCTAACGGATCGCTCAGCAGCTGCGTACGCGAATCTCGTTCTCAGAGGTTCGCCAGATTTAGTTGAAGTCAAAGCCGTCACATACGCTGGCACCTCCAAGCATTCAAAGTTGACGATGCAAAACATTCCCTGGCATGAGCAG GTCGTTACGTTCTGCAAGGCCCTCTGCGACGCTCTCCCGGCGGGCGAGTACGCGATCGCCTGCGAGCATCGGCACTCCTGCTGCGTCCTCATCGCGAAAACTTC ATATCGGCGGAACGGTGTCTGGCACACCTGGATCGACTACGATAAATTTTACGAGCTC GCAAACAGCGGTAATACAGAGTTCTCGGGGCTCGACTactgcgcgccgacgccctcCTGGGCTGTGTACGGAAGCGTGGAAGCGGGCTTCAGTCCATTTGAGACGCG TGTCTTCTCCAAGGGCAAGCAGAAGCGCGCGCTCCGCGATCAGGGCCAGATGCGCTCAGGCGACGCGTCGGGCGCTAACGGCAATGACGACGCAGCCAAAAACGTCGCTGTTGAGGAGTGA